A window of the Scandinavium goeteborgense genome harbors these coding sequences:
- the pxpB gene encoding 5-oxoprolinase subunit PxpB has protein sequence MQRARCYLLGETAVVLELEPPVTLESQKRIWRLTQRLPEYPEVLEAIPGMNNITVILRNPQSRALDAIERLQRWWEESEVLEPDSRQIEIPVVYGGELGPDLPLVAEHCGLTPQQVVELHSSQDYVVWFLGFQPGFAYLGGLSPKLAMPRRAEPRVQVPAGSVGIGGQHTGIYPLATPGGWQLIGHTSQAMFDSRLAEPVLLRPGDTVRFVPQKEGVC, from the coding sequence TTGCAGCGAGCGCGTTGTTACCTGTTGGGCGAAACGGCAGTCGTTCTGGAACTTGAACCGCCTGTGACGCTGGAGAGCCAGAAACGTATCTGGCGTCTGACCCAGCGTTTACCTGAGTACCCGGAAGTGCTCGAAGCCATTCCCGGGATGAATAACATAACCGTTATCCTGCGTAATCCGCAGTCGCGGGCGCTGGATGCCATCGAGCGTCTTCAGCGCTGGTGGGAAGAGAGCGAAGTGCTGGAGCCGGATTCCCGCCAGATTGAGATCCCGGTCGTTTATGGCGGGGAACTGGGGCCGGATTTACCGCTGGTGGCCGAGCATTGTGGCCTGACACCGCAGCAGGTCGTGGAGCTTCACTCATCGCAGGATTATGTGGTGTGGTTTTTAGGCTTCCAGCCGGGCTTTGCTTATCTTGGCGGACTGTCGCCGAAACTGGCGATGCCGCGTCGGGCAGAACCGCGTGTGCAGGTGCCCGCGGGCTCCGTCGGGATTGGCGGCCAGCATACCGGCATTTACCCCCTGGCAACGCCGGGCGGCTGGCAGCTGATTGGGCATACGTCTCAGGCGATGTTTGATTCACGCCTGGCGGAACCGGTTCTACTCAGGCCAGGAGACACGGTGCGCTTTGTGCCGCAAAAGGAGGGCGTATGCTGA
- a CDS encoding type 2 GTP cyclohydrolase I has product MKNSELEQLINEKLNSAAISDYAPNGLQVEGREEIRKIVTGVTASQALLDEAVRLEADAVIVHHGYFWKGESPVIRGMKRNRLKTLLANDINLYGWHLPLDAHPELGNNAQLAALLGINIKGEIEPLVPWGELSMAVSGLELASWIETRIGRTPLWSGDTGPDKISRVAWCTGGGQNFIDSAARFGVDAFITGEVSEQTIHSAREQGLHFYAAGHHATERGGIRALSEWLTENTDLDVTFIDIPNPA; this is encoded by the coding sequence ATGAAAAACAGTGAACTGGAACAACTGATTAATGAGAAACTCAACAGCGCAGCCATCAGCGATTACGCGCCAAATGGGCTGCAGGTTGAGGGGCGGGAAGAGATCCGCAAAATCGTCACTGGCGTGACCGCAAGCCAGGCGCTGCTGGATGAAGCCGTGCGTCTGGAAGCCGATGCCGTCATCGTGCATCACGGCTATTTCTGGAAAGGGGAGTCGCCGGTGATCCGCGGCATGAAGCGCAACCGGCTGAAAACGTTGCTGGCCAATGATATCAACCTTTACGGCTGGCATTTGCCGCTGGATGCGCACCCTGAGCTTGGCAATAATGCCCAGTTAGCCGCACTCCTCGGCATCAATATCAAAGGCGAAATTGAACCGCTGGTGCCGTGGGGCGAGCTGTCGATGGCTGTTTCCGGGCTTGAACTGGCATCGTGGATTGAAACCCGCATTGGCCGAACGCCACTGTGGAGTGGTGACACCGGACCGGACAAAATATCGCGCGTAGCGTGGTGCACCGGCGGCGGTCAGAACTTTATCGACAGCGCGGCACGTTTTGGCGTAGATGCCTTTATTACCGGCGAAGTGTCGGAGCAAACCATTCATTCCGCCCGCGAGCAGGGCCTGCATTTTTATGCCGCCGGTCATCACGCGACCGAACGCGGTGGCATTCGCGCGTTAAGCGAATGGCTGACTGAAAATACCGATCTGGATGTCACCTTTATCGACATCCCTAACCCGGCCTGA
- the dtpD gene encoding dipeptide permease DtpD yields the protein MKTPSSQPRAIYYVVALQIWEYFSFYGMRALLILYLTNQLKYNDNHAYALFSAYCSLVYVTPILGGWLADKVLGNRMAVMIGAFLMAVGHLVLGASEMSSMFLYLALAIIVCGYGLFKSNVSCLLGELYEPTDPRRDGGFSLLYAAGNVGSIIAPIACGYVQQEYSWAMGFALAAIGMLAGLVIFLCGNRHFSHTVGVNKAVLCSKKLAVPVWGWLLALLVVSPIVIAVLFWKEWSLYALIVATVIGLAMLAQIYKKAENQKQRKELGLIVVLTFFSLLFWAFAQQGGSSISLYIDRFVNRDVLGYEVPTAMFQSVNGFAVMMCGVFLAWVVKESVTGNRAVRIWGKYALGLGLMSAGFCILTLSARWSATYGHSSMPLMVLGMAVMGFAELFIDPVAMAQITRIEIPGVTGVLTGIYMLLSGAIANYVAGVIADQTSQSAFDAAGAINYSINAYIDVFSQITWGSLACVAVVLVIWLGHAMKVRSRRLALES from the coding sequence ATGAAGACACCATCGTCACAACCACGCGCTATCTATTACGTGGTCGCACTGCAGATTTGGGAATATTTTAGCTTTTATGGGATGCGCGCGCTGCTGATCCTGTATCTCACCAACCAACTGAAATACAACGATAACCACGCTTATGCGCTGTTCAGCGCCTACTGCTCTCTGGTCTATGTCACGCCCATCCTCGGTGGCTGGCTGGCGGATAAAGTGCTTGGCAACCGTATGGCGGTGATGATCGGCGCCTTTTTAATGGCTGTCGGCCACCTGGTGCTCGGCGCCAGCGAAATGTCATCGATGTTCCTTTATCTGGCATTGGCGATTATCGTTTGCGGCTATGGCCTGTTTAAATCGAATGTGAGCTGCCTGCTCGGCGAGCTGTACGAACCGACCGACCCGCGCCGCGACGGCGGTTTCTCCCTGCTTTACGCCGCAGGTAACGTCGGTTCGATCATCGCGCCAATCGCCTGCGGTTACGTCCAGCAAGAATACAGCTGGGCGATGGGCTTCGCGCTGGCCGCCATCGGTATGCTCGCGGGCCTGGTGATTTTCCTCTGCGGAAACCGCCACTTCAGCCACACCGTCGGCGTGAACAAAGCCGTGCTGTGCAGCAAGAAACTCGCCGTTCCGGTCTGGGGCTGGCTGCTGGCGCTGCTGGTGGTGTCACCGATTGTCATTGCCGTACTGTTCTGGAAAGAGTGGTCACTGTATGCCCTGATCGTCGCCACCGTCATCGGCCTGGCGATGCTCGCGCAAATCTACAAAAAAGCAGAGAACCAGAAGCAACGCAAAGAACTTGGGCTCATTGTGGTCCTGACCTTCTTCAGCTTGCTGTTCTGGGCCTTCGCCCAGCAGGGCGGCAGCTCCATCAGCCTGTATATCGACCGTTTCGTGAACCGCGATGTTCTTGGCTATGAAGTGCCGACGGCGATGTTCCAGTCGGTCAACGGTTTTGCCGTGATGATGTGCGGCGTGTTCCTCGCCTGGGTGGTAAAAGAATCGGTGACAGGTAACCGCGCGGTGCGCATCTGGGGTAAATACGCCCTGGGCCTTGGGCTGATGAGCGCAGGTTTCTGCATTCTGACCCTGAGCGCACGCTGGTCTGCAACCTACGGCCATTCATCGATGCCGCTGATGGTTCTGGGAATGGCGGTAATGGGCTTTGCCGAACTGTTTATCGACCCGGTCGCGATGGCGCAAATCACGCGTATTGAAATCCCAGGCGTGACTGGCGTGCTGACCGGTATCTATATGCTGCTTTCCGGCGCCATCGCCAACTACGTCGCAGGCGTGATTGCCGATCAGACGTCACAAAGCGCCTTTGATGCGGCGGGGGCCATTAACTACTCCATTAATGCTTACATCGACGTGTTCAGCCAGATTACCTGGGGTTCACTGGCCTGTGTGGCCGTGGTGCTGGTCATCTGGCTGGGCCACGCGATGAAAGTCAGATCACGCCGTCTGGCACTGGAGTCTTAA
- the phrB gene encoding deoxyribodipyrimidine photo-lyase: MTTHLVWFRTDLRLHDNLALAAACRDRQAKVIALFIATPQQWQQHLMAPRQAAFLQAQLNALQTQLAQKGIPLLFREVADFAASVEVVKNVCDAHHVDRLFYNYQYEINERQRDSRVEKTLDTVTSQGFDDSVMLAPGSVMTGNHQMYKVFTPFKNAYLRRLKEGLPECVQAPGQRESGACETPEIALNLPQEPFDTALFPADEKTAINRLRHFCQQQAAEYEEKRDFPAIEGTSRLSACLTLGVLSPRQCLHRLLAECPQALDGGPGSVWLNELIWREFYRHLMTYHPELCRYKPFIAWTDKVAWNYDRAALTAWQQGETGYPIVDAAMRQLNETGWMHNRLRMIVASFLVKDLLIDWREGERYFMSQLVDGDLAANNGGWQWAASTGTDAAPYFRIFNPTTQGERFDKEGVFIRHWLPELNTVPEKAIHEPWLWAEKEGITLEYPRPIVNHKQARIETLAAYEAARKA; encoded by the coding sequence ATGACCACCCATCTGGTCTGGTTTCGCACCGATTTACGCCTGCACGACAATCTGGCGCTGGCCGCCGCCTGTCGCGATCGCCAGGCGAAGGTGATTGCGCTGTTTATTGCCACACCGCAGCAGTGGCAGCAGCATCTTATGGCGCCACGGCAGGCGGCATTTTTGCAGGCCCAGCTAAACGCGTTGCAAACGCAGTTGGCGCAAAAAGGCATTCCTTTGCTGTTTCGCGAAGTGGCAGATTTCGCGGCGTCGGTAGAGGTAGTAAAAAATGTCTGCGATGCGCACCACGTCGATCGGCTTTTCTATAACTATCAATATGAAATTAACGAGCGTCAGCGCGACAGTCGCGTGGAAAAAACGTTGGATACGGTGACGAGTCAGGGTTTTGACGACAGCGTGATGCTGGCACCCGGCAGCGTAATGACCGGCAATCATCAGATGTATAAGGTTTTTACGCCGTTTAAAAATGCGTATCTGCGACGGCTAAAAGAAGGGCTGCCGGAATGCGTTCAGGCTCCGGGTCAGCGTGAGAGTGGGGCGTGTGAAACGCCTGAGATTGCCCTCAATCTTCCTCAGGAGCCCTTTGATACCGCGCTGTTCCCGGCGGATGAGAAAACCGCCATCAACAGGCTGCGCCACTTCTGCCAACAGCAGGCCGCGGAATACGAAGAGAAGCGAGATTTTCCGGCGATTGAAGGCACCAGTCGGTTATCGGCGTGCCTCACGTTGGGCGTGCTGTCTCCGCGCCAGTGTCTGCATCGGCTTCTCGCGGAATGTCCACAAGCGTTAGACGGCGGCCCCGGCTCGGTCTGGTTAAATGAACTCATCTGGCGTGAATTTTACCGCCATCTGATGACCTATCACCCTGAGTTATGCCGCTATAAACCGTTTATCGCCTGGACTGATAAGGTCGCGTGGAACTACGATCGTGCGGCGTTGACCGCATGGCAACAGGGCGAAACGGGCTACCCGATCGTTGATGCGGCGATGCGTCAGCTCAATGAAACAGGCTGGATGCACAACCGCCTGCGGATGATTGTCGCCAGCTTCCTGGTGAAGGATTTGCTGATTGACTGGCGGGAAGGTGAGCGTTACTTCATGTCGCAACTGGTAGACGGTGACTTAGCGGCCAATAACGGCGGCTGGCAGTGGGCGGCCTCAACGGGGACCGATGCCGCACCGTATTTCCGCATCTTTAATCCGACCACCCAGGGCGAACGGTTTGATAAAGAAGGCGTGTTTATTCGTCACTGGCTACCGGAATTGAATACGGTGCCGGAGAAAGCGATTCACGAACCGTGGCTGTGGGCGGAAAAAGAGGGGATAACGCTAGAATATCCGCGCCCGATTGTGAATCACAAACAGGCGCGGATAGAGACGCTGGCGGCGTATGAAGCCGCCCGTAAAGCTTAA
- a CDS encoding YbgA family protein, whose amino-acid sequence MSEKIPVGISACLLGEPVRFDGGHKRLTFAVEDLSPLVAFEPVCPEMAIGLPVPRPALRLMKDQQGSTNLLFSDGRDGNLTQAMRDFTRQRITRFEKLCGYIVCAKSPSCGMERVRVYEADGQYSRKSGRGIYTQILMETFPWLPVEEDGRLQDAVLRENFVERIYALHELHAIRERGLNRGELMAFHSRYKLLLLAHSQPLYRELGRFVAAMAEWTSLDDYFVEYRQRLMTLMSHPATRRNHTNVLMHVQGYFRKQLNSRQRQELADLIDRYRQGTQPLLAPVTLLKHYMAEFPDAYLAGQRYFDPWPEALRLRYGH is encoded by the coding sequence ATGAGTGAGAAAATCCCGGTAGGCATCAGCGCCTGTTTGCTCGGCGAACCCGTTCGTTTTGATGGCGGTCATAAACGCCTGACGTTTGCAGTAGAGGACCTCAGCCCACTGGTTGCGTTTGAGCCCGTCTGCCCGGAAATGGCTATTGGCTTACCGGTGCCAAGACCCGCGCTGCGGCTGATGAAAGACCAACAGGGCAGCACGAATTTGCTTTTTAGCGATGGGCGCGACGGCAATTTAACCCAGGCGATGCGTGATTTTACCCGTCAGCGGATTACCCGTTTCGAAAAGCTGTGCGGCTATATCGTCTGTGCTAAATCGCCAAGCTGCGGCATGGAGCGCGTGCGGGTTTACGAGGCCGACGGTCAATACAGTCGCAAATCCGGACGCGGTATTTACACCCAGATCCTGATGGAAACCTTCCCCTGGTTGCCGGTGGAAGAAGACGGGCGATTACAGGACGCAGTGCTTCGCGAGAACTTCGTCGAGCGTATTTATGCCCTGCATGAGCTGCACGCGATTCGTGAGCGGGGCCTGAATCGCGGCGAGTTGATGGCGTTTCACAGCCGTTACAAGCTGTTATTGCTGGCGCATTCTCAACCGCTTTACCGTGAACTTGGGCGCTTTGTGGCGGCGATGGCGGAGTGGACATCGCTGGACGACTACTTTGTCGAATATCGCCAGCGCCTGATGACGCTGATGTCGCATCCGGCAACGCGCCGCAATCACACCAACGTTTTGATGCACGTGCAGGGATATTTTCGTAAACAGCTTAATAGCCGTCAGCGTCAGGAGCTGGCAGATCTTATCGATCGCTATCGGCAGGGCACGCAGCCACTGCTTGCACCGGTCACGCTGTTAAAACACTATATGGCTGAATTTCCTGATGCTTATCTGGCCGGGCAGCGCTATTTCGACCCTTGGCCGGAAGCCTTACGTTTACGTTACGGACATTAA
- a CDS encoding YbfA family protein — MYKEFPAHVVLMRRTFAVVAGVLALPVMLFWKDRGRFYSYLHRVWSKTSEKPVWMDQAEKATCDFY, encoded by the coding sequence ATGTACAAAGAGTTTCCTGCACATGTTGTATTGATGCGTCGCACTTTCGCCGTTGTGGCAGGTGTTTTGGCGCTGCCAGTGATGCTGTTCTGGAAAGATCGCGGGCGTTTTTACAGCTACCTGCACCGCGTCTGGTCTAAAACCAGTGAAAAACCAGTGTGGATGGATCAAGCCGAAAAAGCGACCTGTGATTTTTACTGA
- the kdpF gene encoding K(+)-transporting ATPase subunit F produces the protein MSAGVLTGIVLVFLLLGYLVYALINAEAF, from the coding sequence GTGAGTGCAGGCGTGCTAACTGGTATCGTGCTGGTTTTCCTGTTATTGGGCTATCTGGTTTATGCCCTGATCAATGCGGAGGCCTTCTGA